The sequence TTTTTTTGTAAGACTGTTATATCCTTTATCTTTAATTTTATCTAATATTCTGTCAACTTCTTCTTGGTTTCCTTTTTTTGAAGAATTATAATCCCAATCTGATTTGGGTTTCCTGTATTTTAATCCTCTTGTTGCCCTCATTTTAGATCTTTTACGCTCTGTTTTCCCGGTTGTAAACCACGAAAAAATTGAGTTCAAAAAGTTGTTAAAAGAGCGTGTAATATCTTTTCCGTTTCTGATGGCATAACCAAACCAAAGACCGTAAACTGACCCTCCCATGTGGGCAATATGGGCGATGCCGTCGGAAGCACTTCCTCCGGTTTTTAAATTTCCGGCTAAACCCATTAAATCAAGAATAAATGCAACTATTGCAATATACTTTATTTTAACAGGACCTAAAAACAATAAATGCATAATATAGTCTGGTTTATAAGCAACAACTGCAAAAACTATTGACATAACTGCAGCAGAAGCACCTATAATTCCCACACTTGTATCTTTTAAAAGATAATTTATTCCCAGGTGTAAAAGTGCACCGGCTAAACCTCCGAGAAGATAAACGGCAAGCATCTGCTTTTCATTAAAGTATTTTAAAAACATTTTTCCGAACCAGAACAGCCACAACATATTCATTAATATATGCATAAATCCGTCATGCAGAAACATATATGTAATCAATGTCCAAGGTTGATAAATAAGTTCTTCAAAAGAACCGGGGACACTTAGGTATGATTTTGCATCATCGGGTAAAAAAAGGAAGACAATAAAAAACAGGACAAATGCTGCTACGTTAATATAAATTAACTTAATCAACATTGAACCTCTTTTAAAAGTTTCTAATATTTCATTCTTTTTGTTAATCATACTTAAATTTAATACGGTGTGTAAAAATTACTTTTCGGCCCTTTGCCCTTGCCCCAAATCTTAATAAGAATAAAACCGAACAACATACCTCCGAGGTGTGCAAAGTGTGCAATGTTGTCCCCCTCTGCATTGTTAATGCCCAAAAGCAATTCAAGAGCACCGTAACCGATTACAAAAAACTTTGCTTTTATAGGAATCGGAACAAACATCAGTTGCAATTCAACATTCGGAAATAACATGCCGAAAGCCAATAAAATTCCGAACACAGCACCTGAGGCCCCGACGGTAGGAACAAACATAATACTTTCTGCCGTTCTTAGATTTATTTGACTGAACATATCTAAGCCTTCCGGAGAAACTCCGGAAACT comes from Bacteroidales bacterium and encodes:
- a CDS encoding rhomboid family intramembrane serine protease, encoding MINKKNEILETFKRGSMLIKLIYINVAAFVLFFIVFLFLPDDAKSYLSVPGSFEELIYQPWTLITYMFLHDGFMHILMNMLWLFWFGKMFLKYFNEKQMLAVYLLGGLAGALLHLGINYLLKDTSVGIIGASAAVMSIVFAVVAYKPDYIMHLLFLGPVKIKYIAIVAFILDLMGLAGNLKTGGSASDGIAHIAHMGGSVYGLWFGYAIRNGKDITRSFNNFLNSIFSWFTTGKTERKRSKMRATRGLKYRKPKSDWDYNSSKKGNQEEVDRILDKIKDKGYNSLTKKEKDFLFKQKH
- a CDS encoding rhomboid family intramembrane serine protease; translation: MYRKQNILSNIPQAVKGLLIINVAVFAVSFLIESSSNVIVAREIGLYFFKSELFKPYQVITHMFMHGGLMHLVFNMYALWLFGQVIERVWGAKKFLIYFFVTGLGAAVLHSLVQYFQYQALVSGVSPEGLDMFSQINLRTAESIMFVPTVGASGAVFGILLAFGMLFPNVELQLMFVPIPIKAKFFVIGYGALELLLGINNAEGDNIAHFAHLGGMLFGFILIKIWGKGKGPKSNFYTPY